GGCTTCCAGGCTTCAGTCTTCAGCGCTTCAGACTTCAGGGCAAATAGGATACGCATGAAATTTTTTACGGTTTTCTTTTTTTTAACGGCGGCCCTCGGCCCCGGCGCCGCCGCCCAGGCTCCGGCGGAGGCTCCCTCTTTTTCCGCCAAATCCCCTGTGCCCGCGTATCTGGCGGCGGAAAAAAACCTTGGCAGGTATTACCTCTACGCCGACGGCGGGTTTCACGCTGACTGGTATATAGGCTACAACAATTGCTGGATAGTAAAGCTCCCGCCCGCGCCCTCGCTTGGTTATTCCAGGGCGTATATAGGCGCGAAAATAGGCCGCGCCAAAATAAATTCCTGGCCGCTCTCCTGGGATAAAACGCCGATCCCGGGCAAAATATACATGGCCATAAACCAGCAGCCGAAATTCAACTCGGACAATATGTATTTTCTCGCCGACAGCGCGGATCTGCCCCTTGAGCCGCTGCCGAATGATTATCTTGACGCCGTAGATTCGTCGCGCTGGTTCTGGGCCGAGGTCTCGCTCTCAAAAATTTCCGCCGAAAACCCGAATTATCTTGCTATATGGGCATCTTCGCGATACTTCACCTCGGCTTCCAGCTCGCCCATAATCGCTGCCGCTTTCTCAGAAGATAAAGATGAGAATGAGAATGTGTGGCTAAACCACTCAATAATGGGCAACCCTCCCTCCGGAGACGATGTGCTTGAAACCCCTATCTCAGGCCTGAAACCCGCGCTTGCCATAAAGCTGGTGCCGCAAAACGAATATAAGGTGTTTATTAAGGGCTTTATGGCCGAGGTGGACGCTGAAAAAATAACTGTTTCCTTCTCCGCCATAGGCGAAGACATACGGGCCACCTGGCTTGAAGTGTCTTACGATAAATTTGACTGGCAGAGAGCTACCCGCCTGTTGTTCCGGGCGCCGTATTTCTGGACCTTCAGGCGCGATGAAATTTCAAAAGATATGTTCTATCTGCGCGCCGCCGCCTCCGATAACCTTGAGAATACCGGTTATTCAAAGGAAATCGTGATCCCGGCCATGCCGGCTCCGGCGCAGCAGAATTAACGCGCGCGAACCGGGGGAAAAATAAAATGAAACTTTACAATGTGGCCGTTGTGGGGGCTTCCGGGATGGTGGGGGGGGAGCTTCTTGGCCTGCTTGAGGGCCGGCGCTTCCCGGTTGGCGAATTTTATCCTTTCAACTCCGGCAGAAAGCCGGCTTCAGTGGTTTTTAAAGGCAAAAAATACCCCTGCCTGAAGCCGTCCTTCGCGCTCCTGAAAAAAGCCGATATCGTTTTTTTTGTTTCCACCGACGAGGTGTCAGGCCGCTTTGCCAAAAAGCTGGCTGCCGCCGGCGTATGGTGCATAGACGATTCCTCCCGTTTCCGCCTTGATCCGGCCGTGCCTTTGGTAATTCCGGAAATAAACGCGGTAGAGCTTAAACCTTTAAAAAAGCTGATAGCCGGCCCCAACTGTACGCTTACGGGCGCCGCCGTGGCTCTTTTTGAGCTGCATAAAAAATTTAAAATAAAAGAATTGCGGCTGGCCACCTATCAAGCCGTCTCCGGGGCAGGCAGGGGCGCTATGCTGCAGCTTGAAGCCGAACTGAGGGCTTACCTCAAAACCGGCAGGGTTCCGGAGGTTAAAGGCGGCAGGTTTCCGCACCCCATAGCCTTCAATTTATTTCCGCAAGTGGGCGGCTTTGATAAAAACGGGCATTCCGTTGAGGAAAACAAGGTGGAGGCCGAGCTGAAGAAAATTTGGAATTCGCCCGCGATCAGGATAAGTTCAACGGCGGTGCGCGTGCCGGTTTTGCGGGGCCATTCTTTAAGCGTATGGGCCAGAACTGAACGGCACTGGACGCTTGCGGGGCTTAAAAGCGTTTTAAGTAAGACCCGTGGGCTTAAATTCTCGCCCGACCCCTATAAATATCCCGTGCCGTTAAAACAGGGGTATAACACTTTTGAGGTTTTCGCCGGGCGCCTCAGAAAAGCGAAAACCTCGCCCGACGAATTCCAGCTTTGGATAGTGTCTGATAATCTCTATAAGGGCGCCGCCCTGAATTCCGTGCAGATAGCCGAACGTATAACGGCGAAAAAATAAAAAACGCGAAAATAATTCCCGCGCTCGTTTAGTTCCGCTGCTGGTATTTGTTTATTAATAAAAACCCGTGTTCGCATGGAAAAAACAATAAAAGCCTCTTTCCTCGCCGCGCTTCTCGCCTGCGGTACTCCGG
This Elusimicrobiota bacterium DNA region includes the following protein-coding sequences:
- a CDS encoding aspartate-semialdehyde dehydrogenase; the encoded protein is MKLYNVAVVGASGMVGGELLGLLEGRRFPVGEFYPFNSGRKPASVVFKGKKYPCLKPSFALLKKADIVFFVSTDEVSGRFAKKLAAAGVWCIDDSSRFRLDPAVPLVIPEINAVELKPLKKLIAGPNCTLTGAAVALFELHKKFKIKELRLATYQAVSGAGRGAMLQLEAELRAYLKTGRVPEVKGGRFPHPIAFNLFPQVGGFDKNGHSVEENKVEAELKKIWNSPAIRISSTAVRVPVLRGHSLSVWARTERHWTLAGLKSVLSKTRGLKFSPDPYKYPVPLKQGYNTFEVFAGRLRKAKTSPDEFQLWIVSDNLYKGAALNSVQIAERITAKK